Proteins found in one Brachypodium distachyon strain Bd21 chromosome 5, Brachypodium_distachyon_v3.0, whole genome shotgun sequence genomic segment:
- the LOC104585533 gene encoding uncharacterized protein LOC104585533 has product MAKACGATRLMIYGDSYLVVQQTMKSCDAISDSMIAYRDLYNILEGQFDGCELRLIGRNSNDEADSLANIGSTRSPIPSGVFLEIIHQRSIKEKSTSSPRKSTPIDGEQKPLDPDSPDNPAVATAKEEPDEVLMVEPTWMQPFLAYMIRQELSADVEEARRIAQRSKAFTVIEGELYK; this is encoded by the coding sequence ATGGCCAAAGCCTGCGGGGCCACGAGACTCATGATATACGGCGACTCATACCTCGTCGTTCAGCAAACGATGAAGTCGTGTGACGCCATCTCCGATTCCATGATTGCTTATCGCGATCTCTACAACATACTGGAAGGCCAGTTCGACGGATGCGAGCTGCGTCTCATTGGCCGAAACAGCAATGACGAAGCGGACAGTCTAGCCAACATTGGCTCGACTCGTTCCCCAATCCCGTCCGGAGTATTCCTAGAGATCATCCACCAGAGATCCATCAAAGAAAAGAGTACTTCGAGTCCCAGGAAGTCAACACCAATCGACGGTGAGCAAAAACCTCTCGACCCTGACTCACCGGACAACCCTGCAGTTGCAACTGCTAAAGAAGAACCTGATGAGGTGCTCATGGTCGAGCCGACGTGGATGCAACCTTTTCTTGCATACATGATACGACAAGAGCTATCTGCAGACGTCGAAGAAGCACGTCGAATTGCTCAACGATCTAAAGCTTTTACCGTCATTGAAGGAGAGCTCTACAAATGA